A segment of the Deltaproteobacteria bacterium genome:
TTCGACGCGCTTTCAGCTGACAGCGCCAGTGCTCTGCTGGCGTTGACCCGCGACCGCTACGTCAACGGGGATGGCGACCGCAGCCGACACTTCTACGTTTGCGGCGTTGGCGACATCGTGACCGAGTTGCGCGACCTGCTGCGCGGTGCCGGCTACGCGCGCCGCGCGGTGCAATACGAGAAGTGGTAGGCAGCGAGGTGGAGAGGCAGAGATACATGGCGGGGCGGACGCCTGCGCGGCCGTGGGTGACGGTGGCTAGGCGGTTTCTCGAACGCGGGTGTGCCGGCGGCTTGCTTGCGGGGTTGTCATGGCGCCGGTAGTGCGAGCGGTGGGCGGCGTTGTCGGCGCGAGTCTGCTGGTGGCTGGGATGCTGTGGCTGCGCCATTACGTGCAAGCAACACAGCCGGAAGCGCAGCCGGCGCCGGCCGAGCGGCGGCTGGCCGCGGCCGAGCTGCCGCGTGTGCGGCGCGGCGTACCCGGCGGTGCGCCCATGAGCGAGCCGGCGGACGAGCCGGCCGCGGGGTCGGATTTCAGCCCGCGGTTGTCCGGCGGAATGGCGCCGCCGCGTATGGGGGTGACGCCCGGCGCGGCGCCGAAAGCGCCGGGGGCAACCTCGCCGCAGCGCGGCGGCGCCGCCGCAGCTACCGATGCGGCGCCGGCTGAGCCGCCGGCGGCCGTAACCCCGGAGACAGGTCTGGCCGCGGCTGTTCTGTCGGTCAGCTTTGACGGCACCACCAGCGCGGCCGATCAGACTCCGCCGCTCATCGAACAGGATGTTACCTTGGACCCGAAAACCGGCGCGGCGTTCTTTCCGCCGACGGCGGTGCTGGCGTATGCCGATGCCGGTGGGGTTGATCCCGATCAGGGCACAGTCGCCCTGTGGGTGCGGCGGGAGACCGATCCGGCCGACGGCAAGGAGCGCCAACTGATCTCCTTGCTCTCGGGCGGCTGGCCGAACCGCCTCGAACTCGGCATGGGGCCGACCGCGATCCGCTTCATGCTGACGACCTCCGACGGCCGCGAAACTCCCGTCGGCAGCGGCATCAAATGGGGTGCCGGCGAGTGGCATCACGTGGCGCTGACTTGGGGTGAGGCGCTGTTGTCGATCTACCTCGACGGGATGCTCAGCGATCAAGGGACGTACGCCGGCACCTTCGCGCTGCCGCCGGGGACGGCGCTCTACGTCGCTTCGAGCCGCAAGGAGATCGATCCGGCGGCGGCGCCGGTATCGCTGCGCAGCTTGCTGGTGTTGCAATACGCCGCCAGCTGGGAGGAGATCGCACAGATAGTGACCGAGACGGTGCCGCCGCACTAGGCTGGTGGCGTGATCGGTGCCGCGGGAAGCCTCCACCCCGCCTTGCCCTGTTCGTCTCAGGCGTCGGCACCTTGCCGGTGTAACCGGCGCACGGGGGAGGCCTTGATGAGGATCATGACGCTCCAGGCGACGGCGAGAACACCGCCGCGCCTGAGCGCCAAGACGTTAGAGCAGGTGTTCGGCGAGCCGGTCACGCGTACATGAGCCGGCGCCTCTTTGGTTCGGGGATCGGGTCGCCGAATTCTGTTGCCGTGTCGATCCAGAGCTGCATGGCATCCTTAGCGTTGGCGAGCGCAGCTTCCTGGGTATCGCCGTGGGCCATGCATCCGGGGAGCTCCGGTACCTCAGCTACGAACACCCCGTCCTGGTCGCTCCAATAGAGGATGATTTCGTAGTTCAGCATTACGTTGGGCCTCCGAGCTTGTGCTTCAGAATTGTCGCACGCACTTGTCGCACTTGGTGTAAGCGGGTGACCAACTCCAGGCCAGCGGACAAGCCGGTTTGGCACAGTGTGTGAGTCTTCCGGGGCGGGTTGGGGGGTGATGCGTGTTACGCGGCCGCGGCCGTCTGTTCGGGCCGCAGGCGTTTCCACTCGCGCGGCGTCAGCTCCAAGACCAGCCGCGCCGGGTGCGTTGAGACGCGATCGAGACATCGCGCAGATACACGAACGGATTGATCTGGAGGTGTTTGCACGTCTGCACCAGCGAACACAGGATCGCGGTGCGGTGTGCCGCCGCTTCGCTACCCGCAAAGAGCCAATTCTTGCGGCCGAGCACGATCGGCCGCAACGCCTGCTCCGCGCCGTTGTTGTCGATCTTGAGCCGCCCGTCTTCGGTGTAGCGTGTCAGGGCACCCCAGTTGCGCAGCGCGTAGCCCACGGCTGTAGCCAGCGGACTCTTCGGCAATGCCGTTGCC
Coding sequences within it:
- a CDS encoding LamG domain-containing protein, translating into MAPVVRAVGGVVGASLLVAGMLWLRHYVQATQPEAQPAPAERRLAAAELPRVRRGVPGGAPMSEPADEPAAGSDFSPRLSGGMAPPRMGVTPGAAPKAPGATSPQRGGAAAATDAAPAEPPAAVTPETGLAAAVLSVSFDGTTSAADQTPPLIEQDVTLDPKTGAAFFPPTAVLAYADAGGVDPDQGTVALWVRRETDPADGKERQLISLLSGGWPNRLELGMGPTAIRFMLTTSDGRETPVGSGIKWGAGEWHHVALTWGEALLSIYLDGMLSDQGTYAGTFALPPGTALYVASSRKEIDPAAAPVSLRSLLVLQYAASWEEIAQIVTETVPPH
- a CDS encoding type II toxin-antitoxin system HicB family antitoxin, translating into MLNYEIILYWSDQDGVFVAEVPELPGCMAHGDTQEAALANAKDAMQLWIDTATEFGDPIPEPKRRRLMYA